The nucleotide sequence TCCTCGAATCGGATCCGAATTCGGATCGGATACGCGGCGTCATTGCGTGGACTTTTCCAAGTTCCGAGCGGCTCCATTTGGAACGCGTCACTTGGCAAGTGTCGCACTTTTCCATCCCGCTCGATGACCGCGAGCGTGCAGGCCGGGTCCGTCGTGCCATCTTTACGCCGCATGCGGTAGGCCATCACCTCGCGGCCGTCGTTGAGTTGAAGAGACGCCCAGTCCCAACCCACCTGGCCGTCCTCAAGCTGGCTGCTGCTGAACTCGTGGTCCATCCATGCTTCACCGGTCACTGCATGTTCTTCTGCGCCCGGCTTGACCGTGCCGTTCGTTTTCAAGCGGGTCCAAGTCAGGTAATGACTTGCCGCGGACTCGGACGCGCCCTTGCGCGATACGCCGTCCTTTCCAAATACCACCAGCGATTTTTCCGGCTCCATTTCCAGTCGCAACAGAACGTTGTCTTGAACCGTCGCCGCGATCTTAATCTTGTCCGTCTCCTCGTCCAATTCCAGCGACCAATTTCCGTTCCGCACCGACAAGGTGAGCTCCGAAGATGCCGCGTCCCAGCCCTCGCGGTTCAACCGTTCCTCATGCACAAAGCGACCAGTTCGCGCATCCAGCAACGCCGTATGCGCGAGGTGCAGATGCTTTGTCTTGTCATACTCCCGCTGCGCCTGACGAAAAAACGTCACTTGAAAGCCGTAACGGCGGCCGTCCTTTCCGTCCAGATGACCCGTGACATACCACCATTCGGTGCGGAACTCGGGATGGCTTCCGTGATCGCGTGGAAAAACAAAAGCCCGGCCTTTTTGGGGGATGGCAAATCCGTCTGGCGTTGTTTGCCCCTGGAGCACAGTCGTCATCATGAGGAAGAGCAAAAGCCGGCGTTTCATGTCATTCCTCTGTGTGTTCTGGCGGCAGCATGGCTGCCCAGCGACCAACGGCAGCGGCCACCAGCGTGCCGGCAGCGATCACCGCGACTCCCAACAGCGCGAGATTCCACCACATTGTGTGAAACTGCAGTGTCCATCCGAAGCATTGCTTGTTGATCCGATGCACCAGAAGCCAACCAAGCCACAAACCGGCCGCAATGCCCGTGAACGTGCCGGCGCCGGCGACCACGAGGCCTTCCAATGCCGCTGATCGGGCAATCTCGCCTTGCCTCATACCCAGCGATCGCAGTGTCGCCAGCACCGCGCGTCTTTCGAGCAGCAGGCTGGCCAATGTCAGGCCGAGCCCGGCCACAGCCACGATCACGCCGATCACCTCCAGCGCGTGTGTCACTGCAAACGTCTGCCGAAAAATCCGCAGTGCCTCGCTGCGAAGGTGGGCGTTGGTGAAAATACTCAGGCCCGGCTGCCGCTCTTGAATCCGTGCGCGCACTGTCTCCGCGTCCGCGCCCGTCTTCAGCATGAGCGCCAAGCGCCAAGCTTCATCGGTATTGAACCACTCGCGAAAAACTTCCTGCGGCAGTGTCAATGATCCGCGTTCATTTCCGTATTCCGCATTTATGGCCCCGACCTGTGCCTTGCGTCCCGCCAACTCGATAACATCACCCGCCTTTGTTCCGAAACGCTCGCTCCAGCTCTCGCTCACAATCGCCGGCGCGATGCCGTTGTTTTTCCGCCACCACTCGTCACGCGCGGGAGGCTGGACCCAAGCGAGCAAACCGTGCCTGTGCGCAAACAGAGGGTCCGTTCCGAGAATGACCACCTCGCTTCCGTTCCACGGCAACGTTTTCGCCTGCACAATTGCCAGCTCCGCAACTTCGGGATCGCGGGCAAGTTCAGCTACGGTTGTCGGCGAGATGGAATGCGTTGATGATGCGCTCTGGGCGCCTGCGCTGCTGATGTAAATGTCCGCCCGCATTGTGCGGTCGATCCAGTCGCGCATCGTATGGTCAAAGCTTCCGACCATTACCGTCATGCCAGTCGTCATGGCCGCCGCGCTTGTTAGAGCCGCGACCGCAAAGCGATGCCGCACGGTCGGCCGCCGGATGTAAGAAAGCGCAATTCGCCACGGGGCTGAAGGCATCTTGGCCTGCCCCAGAAAGCGCAGCACCGAGCCTGCTGCCAGACCGGAGCCGATCAACCAGAGCAGGGCAGACGCATAGCCCGCCAGCGGCAGTCTCGTGCCGCTCGCAAAACGCAAAGCCGGCAGCTGCGCGAGCAAAACCGCCGCCAACATCATCGTCCAGCCGACCCACTCTGCGCGCCAGACGGCGCCGCCTTCGAAAAGGACGGCATGGTGTCCCAGCATTTGCGCCGGTGGTGTGCGGGCTGCCATCCGTGAGGGCCACCACGCGGCGGCAAGGCTTGCCGATATCGCTATCGAAATTGCCACCAGCGCTTCTTCCGCACCCAAAGCCGCCCGTTGCTCGCTCGTCGCACCATACAGCGCG is from Chthoniobacterales bacterium and encodes:
- a CDS encoding carotenoid 1,2-hydratase, yielding MKRRLLLFLMMTTVLQGQTTPDGFAIPQKGRAFVFPRDHGSHPEFRTEWWYVTGHLDGKDGRRYGFQVTFFRQAQREYDKTKHLHLAHTALLDARTGRFVHEERLNREGWDAASSELTLSVRNGNWSLELDEETDKIKIAATVQDNVLLRLEMEPEKSLVVFGKDGVSRKGASESAASHYLTWTRLKTNGTVKPGAEEHAVTGEAWMDHEFSSSQLEDGQVGWDWASLQLNDGREVMAYRMRRKDGTTDPACTLAVIERDGKVRHLPSDAFQMEPLGTWKSPRNDAAYPIRIRIRFEDESFELKPLAEDQEHHGSITRLPYWEGACDVIDSRGQVAGRAFLELAGYAGDLTDHLTADDK
- a CDS encoding FtsX-like permease family protein; protein product: MSAVLLILRRCALRHWRLALRQQVALVLILALGSSVYLAVRLASNAALSGFETFTQGITRQPDWTVQSVGGVLREDDVRRMREVLGERPVDLLPVVEETVSPASDDGNGEIGSRPTWRLLGVDFFALLNLQDEAPTGFGGSLRELRSGVYVSPKLGAQEGDELRLIVDDRVIKVKVAGVVPETPGVPALPKHLLLMDLPEARSLLMRDDQVDRVEVLAKDSDLFPHLRAETGNLLKSSWLVTDGASRRHLAGTMTQAFRLNLTILSLLALLVGGYLIFQALDGVVLRRREEIGILKSLGVTDGAIQLAFLIEAGLLGLLGGALGTLLGWIGAQGAVGGVTRTMNALYGATSEQRAALGAEEALVAISIAISASLAAAWWPSRMAARTPPAQMLGHHAVLFEGGAVWRAEWVGWTMMLAAVLLAQLPALRFASGTRLPLAGYASALLWLIGSGLAAGSVLRFLGQAKMPSAPWRIALSYIRRPTVRHRFAVAALTSAAAMTTGMTVMVGSFDHTMRDWIDRTMRADIYISSAGAQSASSTHSISPTTVAELARDPEVAELAIVQAKTLPWNGSEVVILGTDPLFAHRHGLLAWVQPPARDEWWRKNNGIAPAIVSESWSERFGTKAGDVIELAGRKAQVGAINAEYGNERGSLTLPQEVFREWFNTDEAWRLALMLKTGADAETVRARIQERQPGLSIFTNAHLRSEALRIFRQTFAVTHALEVIGVIVAVAGLGLTLASLLLERRAVLATLRSLGMRQGEIARSAALEGLVVAGAGTFTGIAAGLWLGWLLVHRINKQCFGWTLQFHTMWWNLALLGVAVIAAGTLVAAAVGRWAAMLPPEHTEE